A portion of the Stigmatella aurantiaca DW4/3-1 genome contains these proteins:
- the rpsO gene encoding 30S ribosomal protein S15, protein MSLHQERKSELVTKFRTHETDTGSPEVQVALLSERINMLTEHFKTHKKDHHSRRGLLKLVGQRRRLLDYLKSKDANRYKKLIEGLGIRK, encoded by the coding sequence ATGTCGTTGCATCAGGAGCGTAAGTCCGAGCTGGTCACGAAGTTCCGGACCCATGAGACGGACACCGGGTCCCCCGAAGTGCAGGTGGCGCTGCTGTCCGAGCGCATCAACATGCTCACCGAGCACTTCAAGACCCACAAGAAGGACCACCACTCCCGCCGCGGTCTGCTGAAGCTGGTGGGACAGCGCCGTCGTCTCCTGGACTATCTCAAGTCCAAGGATGCGAACCGCTACAAGAAGCTCATCGAGGGCCTCGGCATCCGCAAGTAG
- the truB gene encoding tRNA pseudouridine(55) synthase TruB, with protein sequence MDGVLVVDKPSGPTSFDVVRQVRTLLKVKKVGHTGTLDPMATGVLPICLGEATKVAGFVTEGDKAYEATVHLGVETDTQDAEGKVLAEAPVPPLTGALVESALAPFRGTFEQVPPMFSAVKVAGKRLYELARAGEEVERAGRQVTVYELTLRDFSATRLRLSVRCSKGFFVRTLAYDIGRALGCGAHLAALRRTVSGPFVLSQALPLAELPALAQDREALVRKLQPLSAALSNLPELRVSAEAAVRVSHGVPLEAPPLPGRIRVVGPEGALLAVAEVVRGRLSYLRVLV encoded by the coding sequence ATGGACGGAGTCCTGGTTGTCGATAAGCCCTCGGGGCCCACTTCTTTCGACGTCGTGCGTCAGGTGCGCACGCTGCTGAAGGTCAAGAAGGTCGGGCATACCGGAACGTTGGATCCCATGGCGACGGGCGTGCTCCCCATCTGCCTGGGAGAGGCCACCAAGGTGGCCGGCTTCGTCACCGAGGGGGACAAGGCCTACGAGGCCACGGTGCACCTCGGGGTGGAGACCGATACCCAGGATGCCGAGGGCAAGGTGCTCGCCGAGGCGCCCGTGCCCCCGCTGACGGGGGCCCTGGTGGAGAGCGCGCTGGCCCCCTTCCGGGGCACCTTCGAGCAGGTGCCGCCCATGTTCTCCGCGGTGAAGGTGGCCGGCAAGCGGCTGTACGAGCTGGCGCGCGCGGGCGAAGAGGTGGAGCGGGCCGGCCGTCAGGTGACGGTTTACGAGCTGACCTTGCGCGACTTCTCCGCCACCCGGTTGAGGCTCTCGGTGCGCTGCTCCAAGGGGTTCTTCGTCCGCACGTTGGCCTATGACATCGGCCGCGCCCTGGGCTGTGGGGCGCACCTGGCGGCGCTGCGCCGCACCGTCAGTGGACCGTTCGTCCTCTCCCAGGCGCTGCCCCTGGCGGAGCTGCCCGCGCTGGCGCAGGACCGGGAGGCCCTGGTGCGCAAGCTGCAACCGCTCTCGGCGGCGCTCTCGAACCTCCCCGAGCTGCGGGTGAGCGCCGAGGCGGCCGTGCGTGTCTCCCATGGGGTGCCGCTGGAGGCCCCGCCCCTGCCGGGCCGCATCCGGGTGGTCGGCCCCGAGGGGGCGTTGCTGGCCGTGGCCGAGGTGGTCCGGGGCCGGTTGAGTTACCTGCGCGTGCTGGTCTGA
- the rbfA gene encoding 30S ribosome-binding factor RbfA encodes MTTHSRPERVGQEIQAAIGQLLTRGELRDPRIGFITITGVKVSPDLRVAQVFYSMMGTAQERAETQKGLDAAKGFVRREVTAAVNLRVSPEVFFTFDESVGEGDKIDRLLREVKQKEGW; translated from the coding sequence ATGACGACGCATTCCCGACCGGAGCGGGTGGGCCAGGAGATTCAGGCCGCCATTGGCCAACTTCTCACCCGGGGAGAGCTGCGCGACCCGCGCATCGGCTTCATCACCATCACTGGGGTGAAGGTCTCCCCGGACCTGCGCGTGGCCCAGGTCTTCTATTCGATGATGGGCACTGCCCAGGAGCGCGCGGAGACCCAGAAGGGGTTGGATGCGGCCAAGGGCTTCGTGCGCCGCGAGGTCACGGCGGCCGTGAACCTGCGGGTATCTCCCGAGGTGTTCTTCACCTTCGATGAGTCCGTGGGCGAGGGCGACAAGATCGACCGCCTGCTGCGCGAGGTGAAGCAGAAGGAAGGCTGGTAG
- a CDS encoding DUF503 domain-containing protein, translating to MFVCVARLTLQIPESGSLKAKRQVLRRVTDRVKARFNVAVAEVDDQDLWQKASLALAVVGNERRHVDEQMEKIIHFVEEMYVAPLISREKELLAFGDTLYPHEVASPPAPRNGRREKDEGSEAEPEGLSPDELIASLNRGERSMAEAEGLGEWERRHEGREGASRPAQPAGEPRTLDEARARARTLRNPRDWEKK from the coding sequence ATGTTCGTTTGTGTTGCACGCCTGACCCTGCAGATTCCCGAGAGCGGCTCGCTCAAGGCCAAGCGCCAGGTGCTCCGCCGGGTCACGGACCGGGTGAAGGCCCGGTTCAACGTCGCCGTCGCCGAGGTGGACGACCAGGACCTCTGGCAAAAGGCGTCGCTCGCACTCGCGGTGGTGGGCAATGAGCGCCGCCACGTGGATGAGCAGATGGAGAAAATCATCCACTTCGTGGAAGAGATGTACGTGGCCCCGCTCATCTCCCGTGAGAAGGAGCTGCTGGCCTTCGGGGACACGCTCTACCCGCACGAGGTGGCCTCCCCCCCGGCCCCGCGCAACGGGCGGCGGGAGAAGGACGAGGGGTCGGAAGCGGAGCCGGAGGGCTTGAGCCCGGACGAGCTGATTGCCAGCTTGAACCGGGGAGAGCGGTCCATGGCCGAAGCGGAAGGCCTGGGAGAGTGGGAGCGGCGGCATGAGGGGCGGGAGGGCGCGAGCCGGCCCGCGCAGCCGGCCGGAGAGCCGCGGACGTTGGACGAAGCCCGGGCACGCGCACGCACCCTGCGCAACCCCCGGGACTGGGAGAAGAAATGA
- the infB gene encoding translation initiation factor IF-2 yields the protein MSKKRVHEIAKELKGHGIELDNKEVVTELAGLGYDVKSHSSSLDDDQATAAVQKILDKRKPKQAAAPVTAKGFVVRRKVGPPTGSGVYDASQEPSQAASDVSSPPSEPVHEASGAEAAASERVPEAAAVQEPVAEAPRAAASEPAAEAPKATAPVAPEPTVEAPKAAAPVAPEPTVEAPKTEAPVAAAPIAEAPTPPARTEVPVTPPAAVQPPAAAQPRFPAQERTHLPSTPPRNPVPPSVRTPGTQATVISRPPPGGGMPGRPGGHQGGRPTGPGGRPGGPSHGGRPGGPGQRPGGPPYSGRPGGQGPVRPTVSTAPGAPSAPGAQASGQPQNVTMVGGIPHAPTAPDARALRPTATQAVVISRPLIQVRRVTPTTSSAKQYPMAPGKKAIGEVREFKVVPDHAGRGRELVDVSKNKDKSPRKRGGPNDTSISKQELTDLAWGRVNIPLRGKKKKPTKKGAKTQITQMAEDKKVIKLQEGISVSDLGQRMGVRTSDIIKKLMGLGKMATANQMVDADTVELIASDYGWKVDRVGFEVEDYLPEVVARPEDARTRPPVVTVMGHVDHGKTSLLDAIRAANVASGEAGGITQHIGAYSVTTARGDITFLDTPGHEAFTSMRARGANVTDIVILVVAADDGVMPQTIEAIKHAKAAEVPIVVALNKMDVPGANPDRVKKDLANHELVPEEWGGETIMVPVSAKQKMGIDLLLENVVLQAEVLELTSNPSRPAVGAIIEAKLDRGRGPVATVLVQEGTLRVGDAVVTGTDYGRVRAMNNSRGESVKEVLPGYCAEVIGLSGVPSAGDTINVVADEKAAKQIAEHRGMKERQSELSKVSRETLDQLFAKTKAGGGPKELRVVIKADVQGSAEAVKQAVQKLTTHKVKVEVIDTGVGAITESDVMRAAASKGVVLGFNVKPESGAESAAKAEGVMLRSFSIIYELIDGVRSSMEELLEPIRTERKLGRAEVRNTFNVPKLGTIAGAAVLDGVIKRGAFVRLMRENKQLFAGKMASLRRFKDDVKEVAQGFECGIGIENFNDLKAGDIIEAYEIEETRQSLT from the coding sequence ATGTCGAAGAAGCGCGTTCACGAAATCGCGAAAGAGCTCAAGGGCCACGGCATTGAGCTCGACAACAAAGAGGTCGTCACCGAGCTTGCGGGGCTGGGGTACGACGTCAAGAGCCACTCGTCCTCTCTCGACGACGATCAGGCGACGGCTGCGGTCCAGAAGATCCTGGACAAGCGCAAGCCCAAGCAGGCCGCCGCGCCCGTAACGGCCAAGGGCTTCGTGGTGCGCCGCAAGGTCGGCCCCCCCACGGGCTCAGGGGTTTACGACGCGTCCCAGGAGCCGTCTCAGGCCGCCTCGGACGTGTCTTCACCGCCGTCCGAGCCTGTCCACGAGGCTTCGGGCGCCGAGGCCGCCGCATCCGAGCGTGTCCCCGAGGCGGCCGCCGTTCAGGAGCCCGTGGCCGAGGCTCCGAGGGCCGCAGCCTCGGAGCCTGCCGCCGAGGCCCCGAAGGCCACGGCACCCGTGGCTCCAGAGCCCACCGTCGAGGCCCCGAAGGCCGCGGCGCCCGTGGCTCCAGAGCCCACCGTCGAGGCGCCCAAGACGGAGGCGCCCGTGGCCGCGGCGCCCATCGCCGAGGCCCCCACTCCCCCAGCGCGCACCGAAGTTCCGGTGACGCCTCCGGCCGCCGTGCAGCCTCCTGCCGCGGCGCAGCCCCGCTTCCCTGCTCAGGAAAGGACCCACTTGCCCTCAACTCCTCCCCGCAATCCAGTGCCGCCTTCTGTCCGGACGCCCGGAACCCAGGCGACTGTGATTTCCCGTCCACCTCCGGGAGGTGGCATGCCTGGCCGTCCAGGGGGTCATCAGGGCGGTCGGCCCACGGGGCCGGGAGGCCGTCCGGGTGGACCTTCGCACGGTGGACGTCCGGGAGGCCCCGGGCAGCGTCCAGGCGGACCGCCGTACAGCGGCCGTCCGGGAGGGCAGGGGCCGGTGCGTCCCACGGTCTCCACGGCGCCAGGGGCGCCTTCGGCGCCGGGGGCTCAGGCCTCGGGTCAGCCTCAGAACGTCACCATGGTGGGCGGTATCCCGCACGCGCCCACCGCGCCGGATGCCCGCGCGCTGCGCCCCACGGCCACGCAGGCCGTCGTCATCTCGCGGCCCCTCATCCAGGTGCGCCGCGTCACGCCGACCACGTCCTCGGCCAAGCAGTACCCGATGGCGCCTGGCAAGAAGGCCATCGGCGAGGTGCGTGAGTTCAAGGTCGTTCCGGACCATGCGGGCCGGGGCCGTGAGCTCGTCGACGTCTCCAAGAACAAGGACAAGTCGCCGCGCAAGAGGGGCGGTCCGAACGACACCTCCATCTCCAAGCAGGAGCTGACGGACCTGGCCTGGGGCCGCGTCAACATCCCGCTGCGTGGCAAGAAGAAGAAGCCCACGAAGAAGGGCGCCAAGACGCAGATCACCCAGATGGCCGAGGACAAGAAGGTCATCAAGCTCCAGGAGGGCATCAGCGTGTCCGACCTGGGCCAGCGCATGGGTGTGCGCACCTCGGACATCATCAAGAAGCTGATGGGCCTGGGGAAGATGGCGACCGCCAACCAGATGGTCGACGCGGACACCGTGGAGCTCATCGCCAGCGACTACGGCTGGAAGGTGGACCGGGTCGGCTTCGAGGTGGAGGACTACCTGCCCGAGGTGGTGGCCCGTCCCGAGGACGCGCGCACGCGTCCGCCGGTGGTCACCGTCATGGGCCACGTCGACCACGGCAAGACGAGCCTCCTGGACGCCATCCGCGCGGCCAACGTGGCCTCGGGTGAGGCCGGCGGCATCACCCAGCACATCGGCGCCTACAGCGTCACCACGGCCCGGGGAGACATCACCTTCCTGGACACGCCGGGCCACGAGGCCTTCACGTCCATGCGCGCCCGCGGCGCCAACGTGACGGACATCGTCATCCTGGTGGTGGCCGCCGACGACGGCGTGATGCCCCAGACGATCGAGGCCATCAAGCACGCGAAGGCCGCCGAGGTGCCCATCGTCGTGGCCCTCAACAAGATGGACGTGCCGGGCGCCAACCCGGACCGCGTGAAGAAGGACCTGGCCAACCACGAGCTGGTGCCCGAGGAGTGGGGCGGTGAGACCATCATGGTCCCCGTCTCCGCCAAGCAGAAGATGGGCATCGACCTGCTGCTGGAGAACGTCGTGCTCCAGGCGGAAGTGCTCGAGCTGACGTCCAACCCCAGCCGTCCGGCGGTGGGCGCCATCATCGAGGCGAAGCTGGATCGCGGCCGGGGCCCCGTGGCCACGGTGCTCGTGCAGGAGGGCACGCTGCGGGTGGGCGATGCCGTCGTCACCGGCACGGACTACGGCCGTGTGCGCGCGATGAACAACAGCCGGGGCGAGTCGGTGAAGGAAGTGCTCCCTGGCTACTGCGCCGAGGTCATCGGCCTGTCTGGCGTGCCCAGCGCGGGCGACACCATCAACGTGGTGGCGGACGAGAAGGCGGCCAAGCAGATCGCCGAGCACCGCGGCATGAAGGAGCGCCAGTCGGAGCTCAGCAAGGTCAGCCGCGAGACGCTGGATCAGCTCTTCGCCAAGACCAAGGCGGGCGGTGGCCCGAAGGAGTTGCGCGTCGTCATCAAGGCGGACGTGCAGGGCTCGGCCGAGGCCGTCAAGCAGGCCGTCCAGAAGCTCACCACCCACAAGGTCAAGGTCGAGGTCATCGACACCGGCGTGGGTGCCATCACCGAGTCGGACGTCATGCGTGCGGCCGCCTCGAAGGGCGTGGTGCTGGGCTTCAACGTCAAGCCGGAGTCGGGCGCGGAGTCCGCCGCCAAGGCCGAGGGGGTGATGCTGCGCAGCTTCAGCATCATCTACGAGCTCATCGATGGGGTGCGCTCGTCCATGGAAGAGCTCCTGGAGCCCATCCGCACCGAGCGGAAGCTGGGCCGTGCCGAGGTCCGCAACACGTTCAACGTGCCGAAGCTGGGCACCATCGCCGGTGCGGCGGTGCTCGATGGCGTCATCAAGCGCGGCGCCTTCGTCCGGCTCATGCGCGAGAACAAGCAGCTGTTCGCCGGGAAGATGGCGTCCCTGCGGCGGTTCAAGGACGACGTGAAGGAAGTCGCCCAGGGCTTCGAGTGCGGTATCGGCATCGAGAACTTCAATGATCTCAAGGCCGGCGACATCATCGAGGCGTACGAGATCGAGGAGACTCGCCAGAGTCTGACGTAA
- a CDS encoding YlxR family RNase P modulator, with protein MLSGACPRCPRPGARKPPSRRNLLGRKMGTRSKSHSGPPQGSLSEGPIRSCIGCGSRKAQVELTRVALDPAGEVVVDRERRLPGRGSYLCGAGCLTAALKRKAFGRAFRGKAGKVDPSKLGQAWESDSGP; from the coding sequence ATGCTGAGCGGGGCCTGCCCCCGCTGTCCGCGTCCGGGAGCGCGGAAGCCGCCAAGTCGCCGTAATCTTTTGGGCCGGAAGATGGGAACGCGCTCGAAGTCCCATTCCGGCCCTCCGCAGGGCTCGCTTTCCGAGGGGCCCATTCGTAGTTGTATCGGGTGTGGGAGTCGCAAGGCGCAGGTCGAATTGACCCGGGTCGCCTTGGACCCAGCGGGCGAGGTGGTGGTGGACAGGGAGAGGCGGTTGCCCGGCCGGGGCTCCTACCTCTGCGGTGCCGGATGTCTAACGGCGGCGCTCAAGCGAAAGGCCTTCGGGCGTGCTTTTCGTGGGAAGGCGGGCAAGGTTGACCCGTCGAAGCTCGGGCAGGCGTGGGAGTCTGACTCGGGGCCTTGA